Within Flavobacterium pisciphilum, the genomic segment AATGATATCAACTCCCATTTCATCCAGGCGTTTTGCTATCACTAACTTTTGTTTTGTATCTAACTTACATCCTGGGACTTGTTCGCCATCTCTTAAGGTGGTGTCAAAAATTTGAACTTTCTCTCTATTCATTTTAATATATTTAATGTAATTTCACATCCTGATAACAAACATATATTGTATTACTTAAGTACCAAATTCATTATAATGAAAATATACTGTTCATAACACAATTTAAAAGCTATCAACTATCTAAATATCAATAAATTACATTATTATATTTTACAATGGCTAACCATCAAAAAGATTTTTTATTTGTATTAATAAAATCCCTCTCCAAATCCGAAAAAAGACAATTTAAGATTTTTGCTAGTCGATTAGAGACAAGCTCAAATACAAAATTTATCGAACTTTTTAATATTTTAGACAAATCTGAAGTCTATGATGAGAAGCTTATTTTGAAAAGTGGTATCATTAAAAAAGTACAATTATCTAATCTTAAATCGTATTTATACAAGCAAATCTTGGTTAGCATTCGCTTGAATATCCCTAGTCAAAACATTCGTTATCAATTGCGTGAGCAAATTGATTTTGCAGCAATCTTATATAATAAAGGGTTGTATAAACAGAGCTTGAAGATCTTGGATAAAACCAAGTTGCAAGCATTGGAGAATGATGAAAAGTATATGGCGTATGAAATTGTTGAGTTTGAGAAATTGATTGAGTCTCAGTATATCACACGAAGTATTCAAGGCCGTGCAGACGAATTGGTGATTCAAGCCAAGGAATTAAATTATCGCAATACCATTTCTAGTAAACTGTCTAATTTATCCCTACAATTATATGGTATAATGCTGAAAACAGGTTATGTAAAGAGTGATGAAGAATATAAATATATTGATGATTATTTTAATAAACATATCTCCAAATTAGACGAAAGTAAGTTTGGTTTCCGTGAAAAATACTGGTTTTATAATGCCAACTTATGGCGCAGTTTCTTGGTTCAGGACTTTTTAGCAAGCTATAAATATTCTTATAAATGGGTTACATTGTTTTATGATAATCCTAATATGATTTACCTGAATCCTGTATTCTTTTTAAAAGGGAATAATTATTTCTTGGAGTCACTTTATATGTTGAAATACAAATCGAATTTCAAGAAATATTTGACTTTATTTGAAGAAACGATCAATGACCCACGTTTTCCAGTTAATGACAATGTAGCTTCACTATCATTCTTGTATTTGTACAATAATAAACTGAATTACCATATCCTTGATGCTTCTTTTGCCGAGAGTGAATACTTGATTCCTGAAATTCTGGATAAAATTAAGTTACATAGCGAGCATCTTGATGAGCATCACGAGATGTTGTTTTTCTATAAAATTGCTTGTATTTATTTTGGTAACGAGAAGTATAATGAATCTATATTTTATTTAGAGAAAATTATAAATAACAAAAATCTTTCGATGCGCGAGGATTTAATGTGCTTCTCTCGAATATTATGTCTTATTGTTCATTACGAATTAGGGAAAGATTATTACTTAGAGAATCAATTGAAAAACACGTATAAGTTTTTATTAAAAATGAATGACTTACACGAAGTGCAAAAAGAGATTATTAAGTTCTTAAAAAACTTGAATAATTTTTATCCTAATGATATAAAGAAGGAATTTATAAAGATGCGCGAGCGTTTTATTGAGCTTGAAAAAAACACTTACGAAAAAAGAGCTTTTTTATATTTAGACATTATTTCGTGGCTTGAAAGTAAAATTGAGAATCGGAAAATTGCTGATATCATGAAGGAGAAAGCAAAACTTATTAATAGATAATTCTTTTTAGGTTCTAAGTTGCTAAGGGACTGAGGTTCTAAGAGAGTGGTATTGTTTTTTACTGCACCCAAAAATAGTATATAACTTTTTTGGGGCAGTCTAAAATTGAGCTTTTTTATTATTTTATCTGCAATAGCAGCAAGTAGATGTTCCTTGTAAACAAACATCACCTCTACCTGGCGTATTTGATAGTACCCCTCCTGCTTCTCCACATAATCTATCACACAAACCGATTGTTGGATTTACATAAGGAAGAAGACCTCCGAATATAGATTTTTGAGCATTTTTAGACACAATTTCAATGTTTTTTAGGTTTTTTAAATTTTTCATAATTGTATAATTTGATTTTTTCCTACTCTTTAGCTTTTCGGATTACGCTTTTTCAATCGGTTAGTAATTAAGAGTTTACTACTGTCTAAATTAAAAAAATAAATCATAATTCTGTTTAAATTAATAGAAATAAAAAATATAAGTCATTCATTTTTAAATATTTGAATGTATTTGCTGGGGTTGGCTATAGAATCAATAACCAAACATTAGCTTTGAGTTATGACCAATAAAAAAGGCTTCCGTTGTATTGGAAGCCTTTCGTTATAAAGATTGTGTCGTTACTTATTTTGTGATGTCCATTTCGGCAACATAAAAATTAATGTCAACTTTTAAATCTGTTTTTCCAGAATCTACTTTAAGATTAGCCCATTCTGTAGTTGGTTTTAACCAAGTTTCAACACCATTTAAAGTAACTTTTATTGGCATATTAAATCCAGCTACAGCATTAGACCAACGGTATCCTAATTGATTGTCTTTAAAGTAATGCTCTAATGTAGGTATCATTGTTGATCTTAAATATTGATCAAAAACAGGAGATAAATTCATTCCAGCTTCTTTGCTCATATATCCTTCTATTTGCTGTGTTGTAACGGTTTGATGGTAAAAGGTACTGTTTAAGCCTCTTAAAATGCCTCTCCATTTTTCATCATTATTTACAAGTTGGCGTATGGTGTGTAGCATATTGGCTCCTTTTTGATACATATCTCCAGAACCTTCATTATTTACATCATAATTACCAATGATTGGTTTGTCGTTGCGAATGGTTTTTCGGCATCCTCTCACATATTCTGCGCCTGCATCTTTACCGTAATAGTATTCTACAAAAAGGCTTTCGGAATAGTTCGTAAAACTCTCATGAATCCACATATCAGCAATATCTTTATAAGTAATATTGTTTGCAAACCATTCGTGTCCTGATTCATGAATAATAATAAAGTCAAATTTTAATCCCCAGCCTGTTCCACTTAAATCACGCCCTTTATATCCGTTTTTATAATCGTTTCCATAAGTTACGCTACTTTGGTGCTCCATTCCTAAATAAGGTGCTTCGACTAGTTTATAGCTGTCTTCGTAAAATGGATAAGGACCAAACCAATGCTCAAATGCTTTAAGCATTCTTGGAGCATCTTTAAATTGTATTTTGGCTTTGGCTAAGTTTTCTCTTAACACATAATAATTACAATCTAGATCACCTTTTTCTCCTTTATATTTTTCTGAGAAATTAACGTAATCACCAACATTTATGTTTACTCCATAATTATTAATTGGGTTTGCAACATACCAGTTAAAAGTTTTTGTACCGTCTTTTAATTTTTGAACGCTTTGTAAACGACCATTTGAAACATCTGTTAAATGCCCCGGAACGTTTACACTAATAAGCATATTTTCAACTTCGTCATACATATGGTCTTTATTAGGCCACCAAACGCTAGCTCCTAACCCTTGACATGATGAAGCGATGAAATCATTTCCTTTGCTATCTTTTTTCCAAGTTATACCTCCATCCCAAGGTGGACGTACAGCAACTTTAGGTTTTCCTCCAAAAAATACTTTTATTTCTTTTACTTCACCTACTTTTTGGT encodes:
- a CDS encoding M1 family metallopeptidase encodes the protein MKKYFSAIFFAAFIFNNAGAQGLLNKSETAFTRQDTLRGSITKERAWWDLKYYHLDVKVNPKDSTITGSNTIRYTVLQDYNKMQIDLQKPMDIYKVIQDGKELKFEREGNAFFIQLIANQKVGEVKEIKVFFGGKPKVAVRPPWDGGITWKKDSKGNDFIASSCQGLGASVWWPNKDHMYDEVENMLISVNVPGHLTDVSNGRLQSVQKLKDGTKTFNWYVANPINNYGVNINVGDYVNFSEKYKGEKGDLDCNYYVLRENLAKAKIQFKDAPRMLKAFEHWFGPYPFYEDSYKLVEAPYLGMEHQSSVTYGNDYKNGYKGRDLSGTGWGLKFDFIIIHESGHEWFANNITYKDIADMWIHESFTNYSESLFVEYYYGKDAGAEYVRGCRKTIRNDKPIIGNYDVNNEGSGDMYQKGANMLHTIRQLVNNDEKWRGILRGLNSTFYHQTVTTQQIEGYMSKEAGMNLSPVFDQYLRSTMIPTLEHYFKDNQLGYRWSNAVAGFNMPIKVTLNGVETWLKPTTEWANLKVDSGKTDLKVDINFYVAEMDITK